In one Candidatus Peribacter riflensis genomic region, the following are encoded:
- a CDS encoding myo-inositol-1(or 4)-monophosphatase, translated as MTAPVDPARALDTARKAAQAGAKIAMNKRASLERLVIEAKEVTDYVTDVDRAAQAAIIAMIRNAYPDHRILAEEDGAEGLGDPSSPFRWIIDPLDGTKPYVHGKDEFACIIALEENGQTILGVMELPAKNESYWGTRGGGAFLNDKAITGLRATKDLDDAILCTNMGGKSRGTDKIMTFTHPRCASLQNYGCAAVEMAEILKGKNDGIFFDGVHLWDVAPACLLIEEAGGRSRTELKDVNNPRGGVRCIASTQSIFEELCRFVFKN; from the coding sequence ATGACCGCTCCTGTGGATCCCGCTCGGGCACTCGATACCGCACGAAAAGCGGCCCAAGCTGGTGCGAAGATCGCGATGAACAAGCGGGCATCTCTGGAACGTCTCGTGATCGAAGCGAAGGAGGTCACCGATTACGTCACGGACGTGGACCGCGCCGCGCAAGCCGCCATCATCGCCATGATCCGGAATGCCTACCCCGATCACCGTATTCTGGCAGAAGAAGACGGAGCAGAAGGACTGGGCGATCCTTCCTCCCCGTTCCGCTGGATCATCGACCCGCTCGACGGCACCAAACCCTACGTGCATGGAAAGGACGAGTTCGCCTGCATCATCGCGCTTGAGGAGAACGGACAGACCATTCTCGGCGTCATGGAACTGCCTGCAAAGAACGAAAGCTACTGGGGAACGCGCGGAGGCGGTGCGTTTTTGAACGACAAAGCGATCACAGGCCTGCGCGCGACAAAGGATCTCGATGACGCGATCCTCTGCACGAATATGGGAGGTAAATCGCGCGGAACGGACAAGATCATGACCTTCACACATCCCCGTTGTGCCTCGCTGCAGAATTACGGCTGCGCCGCCGTGGAAATGGCCGAGATCCTCAAAGGGAAGAATGACGGCATTTTCTTCGATGGTGTGCACCTGTGGGACGTGGCTCCGGCCTGCCTGCTGATCGAAGAGGCAGGGGGCCGCTCCCGTACCGAACTCAAAGACGTGAACAATCCGAGAGGCGGCGTGCGTTGCATCGCCTCGACGCAATCGATCTTTGAAGAGCTGTGCCGGTTCGTGTTCAAGAACTAA
- a CDS encoding glycoside hydrolase 15-like protein, whose amino-acid sequence MPRSLVIGNGQILAGFDDRMQMRDLYFPHVGMEDHTGYGNVHRTGVFVEGRGFAWFSDPSWSVEPKYRPDSLVGESRLRNDRLGIELIAEDYVHPFYNILIRNFRIRSTDGQEKKIRVYFHHNLFIYGDKQKDTGFYEPYTNTIIHYRQKRYFLIGGETSNPDAAVTGRVNMGEYQSVLHSRERLGTCGIGSYSIGKANYQGYEGTWKDAEDGALSNTTIDQGSVDSTIGIHAVLRPDRETTVTLWLCMGKDLEEVVNLHQIVINEGQERLQGNCHNYWKSLVLMADQKFGTLSDSLVSLYRRSLLLIRLHADNRGGIVAAADADIMAFNRDTYTYVWPRDGAFISLALDQAQLHEVTRRFFEFCARVQTPDGYLLHKYNPDGSLGSSWHPWYRNGEAQMPIQEDETALVIYALWKHFERVQDFEFLQEMYEKFVKKAGQFLTEFREEATGLPFPSYDPWEEHRGVFTYTVATVVAGLHAAAQICQILGHHTHSERFHTAADETKQALLFHLYDENEKRFVKMIRRQDGRTVEKDLTIDASVTAVWKLNVLPASDPRVISTMQQMQRALTVHTPIGGLARFTHDVYHAKTPLTNEIPGNPWIITTLWNAQWLIAQAKTPADLEPARAILEWTAQRASKTGILAEQVHPLTGEPLSVAPLAWSHATFVETILQFVDKERTLTQS is encoded by the coding sequence ATGCCCCGCTCCCTCGTCATCGGCAACGGTCAGATCCTCGCCGGCTTTGACGATCGCATGCAGATGCGCGACCTCTACTTCCCCCATGTGGGAATGGAGGATCACACGGGCTACGGCAACGTGCACCGCACGGGAGTCTTCGTCGAAGGACGCGGGTTCGCCTGGTTCTCGGACCCCTCGTGGTCGGTGGAGCCGAAGTACCGGCCCGATTCCCTCGTGGGCGAATCGAGACTGCGCAATGACCGATTGGGCATCGAGCTCATCGCGGAAGATTACGTCCATCCGTTCTACAACATCCTCATCCGTAACTTCCGCATCCGCAGTACGGACGGCCAGGAGAAGAAGATCCGCGTCTACTTCCACCACAACCTCTTCATCTACGGTGACAAACAGAAAGACACGGGCTTCTACGAACCATACACCAACACCATCATTCACTACCGCCAGAAGCGGTACTTCCTCATCGGCGGAGAAACGAGCAATCCGGATGCCGCCGTCACCGGGCGCGTGAACATGGGAGAATACCAATCCGTGCTCCACAGCCGCGAACGGCTGGGGACCTGCGGCATCGGCAGCTACAGCATCGGCAAAGCCAACTACCAGGGCTACGAAGGAACGTGGAAGGATGCCGAAGACGGAGCACTCAGCAACACCACCATCGACCAGGGATCGGTAGACTCCACCATCGGGATTCATGCCGTGCTGCGGCCGGACAGAGAAACCACCGTGACGCTCTGGCTCTGCATGGGCAAGGATCTTGAGGAGGTGGTGAACCTGCACCAGATTGTGATCAATGAAGGGCAGGAACGCCTGCAGGGCAACTGCCACAACTACTGGAAAAGCCTGGTCCTCATGGCGGATCAGAAATTCGGCACGCTCAGTGACTCGCTCGTCAGTCTCTACCGCCGCAGCCTGCTCCTCATTCGCCTGCATGCCGATAATCGCGGCGGCATCGTGGCCGCAGCCGATGCAGACATCATGGCGTTCAACCGCGACACCTACACCTACGTGTGGCCGCGGGACGGCGCCTTCATCTCGCTGGCCTTAGACCAGGCGCAACTGCACGAAGTCACGCGACGCTTCTTCGAATTCTGCGCGCGTGTGCAGACGCCCGACGGCTACCTCCTCCACAAGTACAATCCCGATGGATCACTGGGATCCTCGTGGCACCCCTGGTACCGCAACGGCGAGGCACAGATGCCCATTCAGGAGGACGAGACAGCCCTCGTGATCTACGCACTCTGGAAACATTTCGAGCGCGTGCAGGATTTCGAATTCCTGCAGGAGATGTACGAGAAGTTCGTCAAGAAAGCGGGTCAGTTCCTCACGGAATTCCGCGAAGAGGCAACGGGGCTCCCCTTCCCCAGTTATGACCCGTGGGAGGAGCATCGTGGCGTCTTCACCTACACGGTCGCGACTGTGGTTGCCGGCCTGCACGCGGCAGCGCAGATCTGCCAGATTCTGGGGCACCACACACACTCCGAGCGCTTCCACACCGCTGCAGACGAGACGAAGCAGGCACTGCTCTTCCACCTCTACGACGAAAATGAAAAACGGTTCGTGAAGATGATCCGCCGCCAGGATGGCCGCACCGTTGAGAAGGACCTCACGATCGATGCGAGCGTCACCGCCGTCTGGAAACTCAATGTGCTCCCCGCCAGCGATCCGCGCGTCATCTCCACCATGCAGCAGATGCAGCGGGCCCTCACGGTGCACACGCCCATCGGCGGCCTCGCGCGGTTCACGCATGATGTGTACCACGCCAAAACCCCCCTCACGAACGAGATTCCCGGCAACCCCTGGATCATCACCACCCTGTGGAATGCGCAGTGGCTGATCGCGCAGGCGAAAACACCGGCCGATCTCGAGCCGGCGCGTGCGATTCTCGAATGGACCGCACAACGCGCATCGAAAACCGGCATCCTCGCCGAACAGGTGCATCCCCTCACGGGGGAGCCGCTCTCCGTCGCCCCTCTGGCATGGAGCCACGCCACCTTCGTCGAGACCATTCTGCAGTTCGTCGACAAGGAACGCACGCTCACGCAATCCTGA
- a CDS encoding septum formation protein, whose translation MQHKLVLASASPQRRQLLEGLGVPFEVYVTGVEDESDVTHRDPVERAQFFAHLKAERAHSVHPHAWIIGCDTLVMASDGTLLEKPRSADEARSMIRLQSGKISLVHSGLCVLDPKGEAQEGMSTSSVTFKRLSPQEVDWWISTKLWEGRSGSFQIDGLGQMMIERIEGDWSSVVGLPVFLLGELLKKAGWDLGIGD comes from the coding sequence GTGCAACACAAGCTTGTTCTCGCATCGGCCAGTCCGCAGAGGCGTCAGCTGCTCGAGGGGCTCGGCGTTCCTTTTGAAGTGTACGTGACGGGCGTGGAGGACGAGAGTGACGTGACGCATCGCGATCCCGTTGAGCGGGCGCAGTTTTTCGCGCACCTGAAAGCAGAGCGCGCACACAGCGTGCATCCCCATGCATGGATCATTGGCTGCGACACGCTTGTGATGGCTTCTGACGGCACGCTTCTCGAAAAGCCGAGAAGCGCGGATGAGGCACGTTCCATGATTCGGTTACAGAGCGGAAAGATATCTCTCGTTCATTCGGGGCTGTGTGTGCTCGATCCGAAAGGCGAAGCGCAAGAGGGCATGTCTACATCTTCGGTGACGTTCAAGCGGCTCTCGCCGCAAGAAGTGGATTGGTGGATCTCGACGAAACTTTGGGAAGGGCGTTCCGGTTCCTTTCAGATCGATGGCTTAGGGCAGATGATGATCGAGCGGATCGAAGGGGACTGGTCTTCGGTTGTCGGGTTACCAGTGTTTCTGCTGGGAGAATTATTGAAGAAGGCGGGGTGGGATTTGGGGATTGGGGATTAG